Part of the Sphingobium lignivorans genome is shown below.
ATGATGGCTTATTTATTTATCGCGCTAATATTGATACCGCTTCAACAGTTCCCAATTCCAGCGGATATAGGTTTATTTATCGCGGGCTGGTTTACTTATGCAATATTCTGCTTTTCCCTTTGCTTGGTGATCGGGCCACTTTCTGAAATGTCAGAAGTTGTCGAAAAATTTGTTCCAGTTACAACATATATCATGATTCCAATTTCCGGCCTGTTTACCATGGCATCATGGGTCCCTCCTCCGTTAAGGGACTATCTACTTTATTCTCCATTTGTGAACGCAATGGAGATGATGCGCAAAGGTCTATGGGGGGATCAGGTAACCGCCTATTACAGTATATGGAACCCAATTGGCTGTTCCATGGTGGCCGCAGCAATCGGCCTTGCTCTTTGTCGTCGCGTACGCAGGACCCTCACTGTCGAATGATAATTTGTCAGAATATCTGTAAATCGTACCCACAAGGTGCGGGACGGAAACGCGTGCTCGATGATGTCAATCTTATCGTTGAGCGGGGAGAACGCGTCGCATTGCTTGGTCGCAATGGGGCAGGCAAGAGCACCCTCATTAAGTTAATCGGCGGCGTCGAGATGCCGACTTCGGGCAAGATTACCCGGCAGATGTCCACTTCCTGGCCATTGGGTTTTGCAGGCGGCTTCCAAGGCAGTCTGACCGGTTACGACAATGCTCGATTCATCGCCCGTATCTACGCGCGGGATTATACTCAGATTCGAGCATTTATTGAGGATTTCACCGAACTGGGAAGCCAACTAAAGATGCCGGTGAAGACCTATTCATCGGGCATGCGCGCGCGCTTGGCATTCGCCCTGTCGTTGGCGATCGAGTTCGACTGCTATCTGATTGATGAGATCATCTTGGTCGGCGACCAAAACTTTCATCGGAAATGCCATTACGAACTTTTTGAAAAGCGCAGTGACCGCGCCATGATTCTCGCGTCGCATAGTTTAGATATTGTACAGAAATACTGTAATCGTGCAGTAATTATAGATAAATGCAAAGCAATTAATCATCCAAATGTGGATATTGCTATCGCAAATTACACAAAGCTATAAATTGAAAATATAAAGTAAAACATGAAATAATTCTGATTTTTAGTATCATATCTAGATTTTTATTATATAAACATGACAGGTGTCAGTGTGAATTTCTGCCCCACGTTTAAGGCGTAGGCTGACATCATGCGGAACCTGCGGAGCTGAAAAGCCAACTGCTTTAGCTATCATTGTCGCAATTGTTGGCGCGGCGCCTGCCCTTCTGCCTCGTACACGATGGCGCCGTGACGTTCTCGGCTGAAATGTGAGCGATTTTGAGTAGAGCCCGATGTGGAGGGGTCGGATGAAGATGAAGCGCAGCAGGTTCGGCGAAGAACAGATCATCGCGATCTTGAAGATGTAGGGGGCCGGGATGGCAACCGCGGACATGTGCCGCCATGGGATCAGCTCGGCGACGTTCTACAAGTGGAAGTCGAATTATGGCGGTCTGGAGGTGTCCGAAGCCCGGCGCCGGCGCACGCTCGAGGAAGAGAACGGCCGGCTGAAGAAGCTGCTGGCCGAACCCATGCTGGACAACGTGGTACTGCAGGATCTGGCATCAGGAAAATGGTGACGCCCGGCGCTAAGCGGGATGCCGTCGCCCGTGCCGTGAGCATCACGGCTTGAGCGAGCGTCGGGCGTAAACCTGATCGGTGTAAGCCGGCGGGTGATCCGGTGTCGATCGTCGCGGCCGGACGATGGCCCGCTGCGGCAGCGGCTGCGCGAGTTGGCGGGGGAACGTCGCCGGTTCGGCTATCGGCACATGGGCTATCTGCTGGCTCGCGAGAGCATCACGCCCAACCACAAGAAGCTGCTTTGGGTCTATCGTGAGGAGAACCTGCGGATCCGTCGACGCGGTAGCCGCAAGCGCGCCCTGGGCGCACGGTCACCGATGGTGCTGCCGGACGGCCCCAACCAGCGTTGGTCGCTGGACTTCGTCTCCGATACCGACACCCTGACTTGCGGCCGCGTTTCCGCATCCTGTGCGTGGTCGATGACTACACGCGCACTGGTGGCCGACACGTCACTGTCGGGCGTGCGGGGCGCGCGGGAACTGACGCGGCTGATCGGAATGCGCGGCAAGCCGCATACGGTGGTCAGCAGCAATGGCACGGAACTGACCTCGTCGGCCATCCTGCGCTGATTGCAGGAGCGGCGGATCGAGTGGCATTACATCTCCCCAGGCAAGCCGACTCAGAAGGGCTTCGTCGAGAGCTTCAACGGTCGCTTGCGCGGCAAATGCCTCAACGAGACGCTGTTCACATCGCTGCCGGATGCCCGCTTCGTGCTGGACGCTTGGCGGCACGACTGCAACCACGTGAGATACACTCGAAACTGGGCGGAAAGACCCCGCCGAGATCGCCGGCCAACGTGTCGGGAGGCATGCCCCCCGATACGTCGCCATCCATCAAACAACCATCATGAAGGAGCGAGACTCTACTACCTCTAGCCGATAACAATCACGGGAGCAGGTCGAGAACATTCGCTTTTATCAGTGACAGGTAAAAAAAGGGGACAGACGCATCAGCGCGTTTCAAGCTTCCCGGAAATTGTCGCGGTTTTTCAGAAACCAGCGGTATGTTGACTCGATCCCCTGCGATAAGCTGATTTTGGCGCGCCAGCCCATACTGGCGAGCCGGCGTACATCCATCAGCTTCTGGGGCGTGCCATCCGGTTTCGAGGGATCGAAACTGATTCGTCCCTTATAGCCCGTAACTTTCGCCACCAGCTGTGCAAGCTCCGCGATCGAAACATCATCGCCATAACCGACATTGATGTGACTGAGCATGGGTTCGGTGTTAGCTTCATAGACATCTTTGGACAGGTCCATGACGAACAAAGATGCCTCTGCCATATCATCGACATGCAAAAATTCCCGGCGCGGCGTTCCAGTGCCCCACACGACGATTTCCTGAATTCCTGTCTCGACGGCTTCATGGAAGCGTCGCAGCAGAGCGGGTAGCACGTGGGAGTTGGCGACGTGGAAATTGTCACCCTCGCCATACAGATTAGAAGGCATTACGCTGCGATAGTCGGTGCCATATTGCCGGTTGTAACTCTCGCACATCTTGATGCCGGCGATCTTCGCGATGGCATAAGGCTCGTTGGTCGGCTCCAGAACCCCAGTCAGCAGCGCATGCTCCTCCATGGGTTGCGTGACGGCGCGCGGATATATGCACGAAGACCCTAGGAAGAGTAGGTTCTGGACACCGGCTTCGAAAGCCTGATGGATAAGATTGCATTCGATCATCAGGTTTTCATAGATGAACTGCGCAGGATAGGTATTGTTGGCATGGATTCCGCCGACCTTGGCTGCCGCAATAATGACGGCATCCGGCCGTTCGGCCTGCATGAACGCACGCACGGCAGCCTGATCCTGCAGATCAAGAGCGTCACGACCTCGGGTGATAGTCCCGATGCCCCGTTCCTGCAGCTTTCGCAGGATGGCTCCGCCGACCATCCCGCGGTGACCGGCGACAAAGACCCGTCTCGGAAACATGTCAGTTTTCCACCGATACCGGAATGTCGTAACCGTGCGCCTTGAGCAACGCATGGCGTTTCGCAACCTTCAAGTCAGCCGCGACCATCTCGGCGCACATTTGCTGCGCCGAGATTTCGGGAACCCATCCGAGTTTTTCCTTGGCGTTCGTGGGATCACCCAGCAATGTTTCCACCTCTGCCGGACGGAAATAACGAGGATCGATCCGTACAATCACGTCGCCGGGCCTTACGCTGCACTCCCGGGGCTCGCGAACAGTCTCCACGATCCCGACCTCATCAACGCCCTCTCCAGCGAAACGAAGACAGATGCCCAGTTCGGCGGCGGACCAAGTGATGAACTCACGGACGGAATATTGGCGGCCGGTCGCAATAACGAAGTCTTCCGGCGTTTCCTGCTGCAACATCATCCACTGCATGCGTACGTAATCGCGGGCATGGCCCCAATCGCGTAGCGAGTCGATATTGCCCATGAACAGGCATTCCTCCAACCCCTGGCTGATATTAGCGAGGCCGCGCGTGATCTTGCGGGTTACGAATGTCTCGCCGCGCCGCGGACTTTCGTGATTAAAGAGTACCCCGTTACAGGCATACATCCCATAGGCTTCCCGATAATTGACCGTGATCCAGTATGCGTAGAGCTTTGCGACGGCGTAGGGCGAGCGCGGATAGAAGGGAGTGGTTTCCCGTTGCGGGATTTCCTGGACAAGGCCATATAATTCGGACGTCGAGGCCTGATAGAAACGCGTTTTTTCCAAGCCTAGAAAGCGGATCGCTTCCAGCAGGCGAAGGGTCCCGACCGCGTCAACGTCGGCGGTATATTCCGGTGCTTCGAAGCTGACCGCGACATGGCTCTGAGCGCCGAGGTTGTAAACCTCGTCGGGCTGGACGTCCTGGAGGATACGGGTCAGGTTGGAGGTGTCCGACAGATCGCCATAATGCAATTTCAGGTGCGCGGATTCCGCATGGGGGTCTGCGTAGATATGGTCAATCCGCTGCGTGTTGAACGAGGATGCACGGCGTTTGATACCGTGAACTTCATATCCCTTTTCGATAAGAAACTCAGCAAGATAAGATCCGTCCTGGCCAGTGACTCCGGTTATGAGTGCTACTTTTCCACCTGTCGTATTGGAGGTCATGCCTGTTCTATGGCCCTATCGTACAGTTGCTGATCTCAAAGACGGCTCGACGAGACTACCGAACCCTCAGAAATTCGTTCGCTATTTCTAGTCCACCGATCGACGCAAGGCTCGCTCATGTGCTTCGCGCCGAAGGAGATTGCCGAAGGAAGCTGCGGAATCGCTGTAGCTCCATCGCCTGCGATCGTCCAGAATGATAGAATTCAAGCGCTCTCTGTCTTTTAACCATCGTTCATGGCCAAGGCGAACTCGCTGAAACGCGCCGGTGCTGATACGATCAAGATCCGATTTCGACAGGATAGGCAAGCTTAGCGGCGCATCCGGATCATAGAGAATGCCGGAGGACAGATGGCCGATATACTCGTTCATCGTCGGGGCATCGGGGGCGAGGACGATCTGCCCCCTAGCCATGGCTTCGAGGAAGGTGGCTCCGATACCCTCTTGCGTGCGCGGCGCGAAGTAAAAGCGGAAGGTGCTTGCGCAGGCATCCAGTGCCGCCCGGTCGTCGAACCAGCCTGAAACGCTGACAGGGACGGCGCCATCTTTCATTTGCGCAAGGCGGGCCGACTGGGCAATCCTATGGTGAGGACGATCGGGAGCGGCGTGTACATGAAGCTTGGTCAGGCCCAGCGCCCTGCATTGAGCCCGGACCTGGCTCGCGTTCGTTCGCTCCATCGGGCGCCTTTCCCAAAAGAAGGCGCCTTCGGGTTCGGCGAATGTGATGGGTTCCGCAGCTGGTTCGGGGAAATACTGGAAATAGGAGCTGTCCAGTCCCGCGCACTGCAGGGTTTCGTGCATCGCGCGGGAGAAGGCGATGAAGCGATGCATCTGGAAGCGCTGCCACCATGTCTCATCATAGTGAGAGGCCGCGTCGAACATTGGGATCAGGATCATCCGACCGACCTCGGTCGCGCACAGCAATTCAGACGCAATGTACTCCGTCTGCCAGAAAATGTAGCGATCAAATCGTTTCGCCGCGATCGCCGCAACGATGTCGTCGGCAGGGTCCCTCGGATCATCCGGCGAATGATAATATTCCTCGACGGATCCGAGCGCTTTAAGGATGTCGAGGAAAAAGATGTGCGATCGGCTCAGCTTGTGAAAAGCATGCCCAACAAAACAGATTCTCACGGTGATTGCTCCATCAGGCCCAAGTCAGGCGGCTAAAGGCGATTCCCAATCTCCGGTCATCGCCTGGTGGCTGAGCCAGCTTGTCGACGGAAAGCCGGAGCGTGTTGGATCCCCTTCGCCATTTGCCGGCTGGAGCAAAGGTAAGTGGCTGTGGGCCGGTCGACGGCTCCAGCTCATAATGCCCAACCGGTCGCTCGTTGAGATAGATGGTCACTTTTTGACCACCTTCAACAAAGGGATTCGCGCTGCAATACAGTGACATCGTTTCAGGGCAGGCAGCGAAGCTCGCCATCAACAGTGCGTCGTGTGCAACGGACCACACGAAGCCGCCTGACACTTCCACACCCGACCACCCATTCGAAAGGAGGCCGGAGAACTCGTCAAGTTGGTCTTCTCGTGCCGCCACATCCGTCGATCTCGACGGCGGCATGATCTCGAAGTGAAAATCCGCAAGACGGATGCCCGCCACCCGACTGTCCTCGCGCGTCAGCGGAGCGAGAACTTCAGGAATGATCGTCAGCCGAGAACCCGGCGGAAGCGCCTGGCTAAAGCGAAGGTCCAGATGGAACTGCCCCAGCCCGATGTCCGCTTCGGCGATCACCCTTCCGCCTGACATCAATGTCAGCTTCTGGTCTGGATGGGTATTGTCGCCTACGATGGTGATCCCCAGCGACGCGAAGTCCGAGGGCGTCACCATTTCGGTGATCCCTGCCCAGCGGACACGGGTGTCGAAGCCCGATGCAGGGTCCGGCATGTCAGGCGCGTGGGATCCCGACGCGTAATAGCCGCAATAGGGGGTATGCATCTCGAACGGCGAGGCCGTCGCGCTACCGAACATGAACTTGTCGACCTGTGTCGGGCGCAGTGAGCGGGAGCGATAGGCGTGCGCCCATTCGCGCTGGATCCTGCTACCCTGCGCGCCTGAAAAACCGCCGGCCAGATAGTGAGCCACGATTTCGTCGATATATTGCATTCGGGCGCCTTCGTCATACGCGCGAAATAGAAAGTCGTGGTCGGCGCAAATAGAGTAGCGGGGGTTGTATCTTATGTCACGCAACAACGATGCGCGCGTAAAAGTGGCCTGGTGACCCGGAATTCGGCTATGCCAGCGACGGTCGATCGTCCCTCTCCGCAGATCGTCGCGCAATGCAGAAAAGTCGCTCGATCGCTGGATTTTTTCCAGGCGGCCATTCACGTATACATGATCGCCGTAAAAGATATCGGGATCGCCAGCGACCCGTGCGAACATGTCGGCAACGGTATCGGCGCTATACAACCGGTCTCCGGCGTTTAAGAATAGAATATAGTCATTGGATGCCATGAACGCAGCGGCATTCATCGCGTCATAGATGCTACCGTCCTCGATATGCTCGACGCGATCAAATGCGCCTGCGTAGCGATCAAGAATGGTGCTGGTCGCGTCCCAGCTCATTCCGTCAACAAATATATACTCGACGTTCGCATAACTCTGATGGAGTACACTTTCGATCGTAAGGGGTAGGTCGGCAGCAGCATTTAAGGCGACCGTGACGATTGATAAGGACTTTTCAGTCATCAAAATCTTCTGCTTTTATGTTGAATTTTTATGATGATAATTCATTAAATGTCGAACTATTCTTCACATGTAATGAAAAAAATTTCATGGCCCGACAGGATATAAAAGCTTACAATATCATTCCTTTGTGTCAACAATGGAGATCAGTTCTGCATTGTAGGATCTTATATTTGATCGGTCTCGCCCGAAAGGCGAAATGGCTTGATGTTCTTCCGGCTGCCTCTAAAAAGCGCATGGCCATGCCGATCTGTTTTTTTGCCCGTATCTTGCAGCCTCTGTATTGGGTGTCTTCGCCGGAATCAATCAGGAGCAATGCGTGGGAATGACCGGGGAGCTGAATATCAACACGGATGTGGCTGCGCTCATGGCGGCTGGGCAATGGGATGTCGCTGCCATACTTATCCGCCAGATGCTCGCGGACCAGCCAGACGATGCCGGCGCCCGCATCCTGTATGGTGATTGCCTCTTGCAACTGGGCCAGTTCGCCGCCGCAGAGCAATCCTATCGGGTCGCGTTGTCCGATCGTGGTAGTATGAGCGTGCTTTTGTCCAAGCTCGCGCTCTTAGCCCGGGCGCGCAATAGGTTCGACGAGGCGCTCGGTTATTATCAGGAGTTCCGTGGCAAACCATCGGCCCATGCAGGGGGCGATACGCAGATGGCGGACGAGGCAGCCGCCATCAGGGCCGCTTGGCCCCGGCGACCGGAGGTGTCGCCGGATCAACTTACCATCATTTTCTCCGGATTGTCGTTTCCAGGCGTCCCAGCGGTTCATTGGGGGCGAGACAAGGCTTTCTGGCGCTACGCCCCGATCGCTCAAGCCTATATGTCGGTGCTCGATGCGGCCGGATTTTCCTATCGCGTTATTGCTCATCCTGAATATATAGCCGATGCGGCTACGGAATTCGGCACCTCTGACTGCATTCACATCCGTATTGCTCCACCGGATAATCCCCGGCTTTTGAAGGGAGCGTATAATATACTGGTCTGCCCCGCGACGGTTGCCGATCTTCCGATCAGCAAAAAGGAAAAGCATCCCTTTGCCGACTGGATGACGTTGATCGAAGCGTTTGACGAGATCTGGGCGCCGACGCGATACAGCTTCGACATACTTGTCAATTACACTCGCGCGAAGGCGCGCCTCGCGCCGCCGCCTTTAATACCGGTCGGAAACACGGGCCTGGTTGGCGAACCAGAGCGTCGCCGGGCGATCGGTATCCAGACGCTCGACAATCGCAAATTCATTCCTTTAGCGGTTTTTCCGCGCATCCAGCCCCTCTTCAGCAACTGGTCTGCACGTCAGGCACGGACGCTCGGCAGCATCGTCCAAGGCATGATCGAGGAGCCGCGTGTCTTCCTCGCGATGGTCGTCCAAGGTGACAGCCGCCAACACGTCCGGGCCCTTGTGGAGGCGTTCAGCGAATACCTTCTCTGGCATCCCGACGCGCTGCTGCTGATCCTCTACATGGCGGTCGATCTGCCTCCGGAGGCGATCAATCCCGATATCGCCAGGCATCATCTGGAACTTCCCGATCGGCTGTTGGAAACGCTCTGTTCGGACCGTATCTGGCTTTGTTCCGATCAGTGGAGTCCTGATGCCCTTGCCGAACTCTATGCCATGACCCATTTCTTCATTGGCTGCCCGTCCATTGAAGGGCATTCTCAGATGCTGGTGGACGCGATGACGCACGGCTGCGTGCCGATCATGCCGCGCCATTCAGGGTTATGTGACATCATCGACGATGACAGCGCAGTAGTGATAGCCAGCACGCCCATGGATGATCTGCCGTCAGAGCATCTAATCACGGCCGAAGATGTATCCGATGCCTTGGCGCGGGCTGGAGCGCTCTCCGACGAAGCCTATGCCGCTCTCCAGGCCCAGGCTGTCACAAGCGCGCACAGAATACATGGAGGGAAGAATACGACCGGCCTGTTTCAGCAATTCGTGAGCACGTTACGCGCGGCTGGATCGGCGGACCGCTCATGATCTGGAAAACAGCGGCAGAGTTGCCAGGGGCGTTATCGGGAGACGCGGTATCAGACTCGGGCATTCCCACGGCTGCGCTG
Proteins encoded:
- a CDS encoding ABC transporter permease, with product MADAGFQRLQSGWATQVRVIHALMIRELHTRFGRENIGFLWIMVEPLLFAILVAIVWRFIKGPEEHGVSIVAFVISGYIPITLFRHGVSRSTSVFTANSSLLYHRQIKILDFILVRFAIEVLGGMMAYLFIALILIPLQQFPIPADIGLFIAGWFTYAIFCFSLCLVIGPLSEMSEVVEKFVPVTTYIMIPISGLFTMASWVPPPLRDYLLYSPFVNAMEMMRKGLWGDQVTAYYSIWNPIGCSMVAAAIGLALCRRVRRTLTVE
- a CDS encoding ABC transporter ATP-binding protein — its product is MIICQNICKSYPQGAGRKRVLDDVNLIVERGERVALLGRNGAGKSTLIKLIGGVEMPTSGKITRQMSTSWPLGFAGGFQGSLTGYDNARFIARIYARDYTQIRAFIEDFTELGSQLKMPVKTYSSGMRARLAFALSLAIEFDCYLIDEIILVGDQNFHRKCHYELFEKRSDRAMILASHSLDIVQKYCNRAVIIDKCKAINHPNVDIAIANYTKL
- the fcl gene encoding GDP-L-fucose synthase; its protein translation is MFPRRVFVAGHRGMVGGAILRKLQERGIGTITRGRDALDLQDQAAVRAFMQAERPDAVIIAAAKVGGIHANNTYPAQFIYENLMIECNLIHQAFEAGVQNLLFLGSSCIYPRAVTQPMEEHALLTGVLEPTNEPYAIAKIAGIKMCESYNRQYGTDYRSVMPSNLYGEGDNFHVANSHVLPALLRRFHEAVETGIQEIVVWGTGTPRREFLHVDDMAEASLFVMDLSKDVYEANTEPMLSHINVGYGDDVSIAELAQLVAKVTGYKGRISFDPSKPDGTPQKLMDVRRLASMGWRAKISLSQGIESTYRWFLKNRDNFREA
- the gmd gene encoding GDP-mannose 4,6-dehydratase; its protein translation is MTSNTTGGKVALITGVTGQDGSYLAEFLIEKGYEVHGIKRRASSFNTQRIDHIYADPHAESAHLKLHYGDLSDTSNLTRILQDVQPDEVYNLGAQSHVAVSFEAPEYTADVDAVGTLRLLEAIRFLGLEKTRFYQASTSELYGLVQEIPQRETTPFYPRSPYAVAKLYAYWITVNYREAYGMYACNGVLFNHESPRRGETFVTRKITRGLANISQGLEECLFMGNIDSLRDWGHARDYVRMQWMMLQQETPEDFVIATGRQYSVREFITWSAAELGICLRFAGEGVDEVGIVETVREPRECSVRPGDVIVRIDPRYFRPAEVETLLGDPTNAKEKLGWVPEISAQQMCAEMVAADLKVAKRHALLKAHGYDIPVSVEN
- a CDS encoding glycosyltransferase; amino-acid sequence: MRICFVGHAFHKLSRSHIFFLDILKALGSVEEYYHSPDDPRDPADDIVAAIAAKRFDRYIFWQTEYIASELLCATEVGRMILIPMFDAASHYDETWWQRFQMHRFIAFSRAMHETLQCAGLDSSYFQYFPEPAAEPITFAEPEGAFFWERRPMERTNASQVRAQCRALGLTKLHVHAAPDRPHHRIAQSARLAQMKDGAVPVSVSGWFDDRAALDACASTFRFYFAPRTQEGIGATFLEAMARGQIVLAPDAPTMNEYIGHLSSGILYDPDAPLSLPILSKSDLDRISTGAFQRVRLGHERWLKDRERLNSIILDDRRRWSYSDSAASFGNLLRREAHERALRRSVD
- a CDS encoding glycosyltransferase family 2 protein; the protein is MTEKSLSIVTVALNAAADLPLTIESVLHQSYANVEYIFVDGMSWDATSTILDRYAGAFDRVEHIEDGSIYDAMNAAAFMASNDYILFLNAGDRLYSADTVADMFARVAGDPDIFYGDHVYVNGRLEKIQRSSDFSALRDDLRRGTIDRRWHSRIPGHQATFTRASLLRDIRYNPRYSICADHDFLFRAYDEGARMQYIDEIVAHYLAGGFSGAQGSRIQREWAHAYRSRSLRPTQVDKFMFGSATASPFEMHTPYCGYYASGSHAPDMPDPASGFDTRVRWAGITEMVTPSDFASLGITIVGDNTHPDQKLTLMSGGRVIAEADIGLGQFHLDLRFSQALPPGSRLTIIPEVLAPLTREDSRVAGIRLADFHFEIMPPSRSTDVAAREDQLDEFSGLLSNGWSGVEVSGGFVWSVAHDALLMASFAACPETMSLYCSANPFVEGGQKVTIYLNERPVGHYELEPSTGPQPLTFAPAGKWRRGSNTLRLSVDKLAQPPGDDRRLGIAFSRLTWA
- a CDS encoding tetratricopeptide repeat protein, with the protein product MTGELNINTDVAALMAAGQWDVAAILIRQMLADQPDDAGARILYGDCLLQLGQFAAAEQSYRVALSDRGSMSVLLSKLALLARARNRFDEALGYYQEFRGKPSAHAGGDTQMADEAAAIRAAWPRRPEVSPDQLTIIFSGLSFPGVPAVHWGRDKAFWRYAPIAQAYMSVLDAAGFSYRVIAHPEYIADAATEFGTSDCIHIRIAPPDNPRLLKGAYNILVCPATVADLPISKKEKHPFADWMTLIEAFDEIWAPTRYSFDILVNYTRAKARLAPPPLIPVGNTGLVGEPERRRAIGIQTLDNRKFIPLAVFPRIQPLFSNWSARQARTLGSIVQGMIEEPRVFLAMVVQGDSRQHVRALVEAFSEYLLWHPDALLLILYMAVDLPPEAINPDIARHHLELPDRLLETLCSDRIWLCSDQWSPDALAELYAMTHFFIGCPSIEGHSQMLVDAMTHGCVPIMPRHSGLCDIIDDDSAVVIASTPMDDLPSEHLITAEDVSDALARAGALSDEAYAALQAQAVTSAHRIHGGKNTTGLFQQFVSTLRAAGSADRS